From a region of the Parus major isolate Abel chromosome 25LG1, Parus_major1.1, whole genome shotgun sequence genome:
- the PYGO2 gene encoding pygopus homolog 2 gives MAAPHSEKLEGAVPAPPPPPGPPHPGGSAAAGGPGRKQGKAGLQMKSPEKKRRKSNTQGPAYSHLSEFAPPPTPMVDHLVASNPFEDDFGAPKLGAAPAPFLGSPVPFGGFRVQGGMSPQVPPGYGGGPQPLRRQPPPFAPGQMGPAFSMPTQNPNYVQPGALTFAGQPFSQPLGQNFSPSMGQLMQGPVAGFGPMMSPTMGQPPRGDMGPGPALNPPGGPAVAQRFSQPSNLFGQSPMQRPGQNMPPLPPTASPFPGADPGFPTSSEEGAKNPPPSTFTQEQHSGSPATVNGAQPGFAPNSAARNASTPETNSLPLPTPGKATSTSGHQPPPGLVYPCGACRNEVNDDQDAILCEASCQKWFHRECTGMTENAYGLLTTEASAVWACDFCLKTKEIQSVYIREGMGQLVTANDG, from the exons ATGGCGGCCCCACACTCAGAGAAGCTGGAGGGAGCggtcccggccccgccgcccccgccgggGCCCCCGCACCCCGGGGGCAGCGCTGCCGCCGGCGGGCCCGGCCGGAAGCAGGGGAAGGCAG GGCTGCAGATGAAGAGCCCCGAAAAGAAGCGGCGGAAGTCCAACACGCAG GGCCCTGCCTATTCGCACCTCTCGGAGTTCGCCCCGCCGCCCACTCCCATGGTGGACCACCTCGTGGCCTCCAATCCCTTCGAGGATGATTTCGGGGCTCCCAAGTTGGGGGCGGCCCCTGCccctttcctgggcagccccgTTCCCTTCGGCGGTTTCCGCGTGCAGGGGGGGATGTCGCCGCAGGTTCCACCTGGTTACGGCGGGGGTCCCCAACCCCTGCGGAGGCAGCCCCCCCCTTTCGCCCCCGGGCAGATGGGCCCGGCCTTTAGCATGCCCACCCAGAATCCAAACTACGTGCAGCCGGGGGCCTTGACCTTTGCCGGGCAGCCCTTCAGCCAGCCCCTCGGACAGAACTTCAGCCCCTCCATGGGGCAGCTCATGCAGGGGCCTGTTGCAGGCTTCGGGCCCATGATGTCCCCCACTATGGGGCAGCCCCCGCGTGGGGACATGGGTCCCGGGCCAGCCCTCAATCCCCCCGGGGGGCCAGCAGTGGCTCAGCGCTTCAGCCAGCCCAGCAACCTCTTTGGACAATCGCCCATGCAGCGCCCGGGGCAGAACATGCCACCCCTGCCCCCCACGGCCAGTCCCTTCCCTGGGGCAGATCCCGGCTTCCCTACTAGCAGCGAAGAGGGAGCCAAGAACCCTCCTCCCAGCACCTTCACCCAGGAGCAGCACTCGGGCTCCCCCGCCACCGTCAatggggcacagcctggcttcGCCCCCAACAGTGCTGCCCGCAATGCCAGCACTCCTGAGACCAACAGCCTCCCGTTGCCAACCCCCGGCAAGGCTACCAGCACCTCAGGGCACCAGCCGCCACCAGGGCTCGTGTACCCCTGTGGGGCCTGTCGCAACGAGGTGAATGATGACCAGGATGCCATCCTGTGTGAGGCCTCCTGCCAGAAGTGGTTCCACCGAGAGTGCACAGGGATGACTGAGAATGCCTATGGGCTGCTCACCACTGAGGCCTCTGCTGTCTGGGCCTGTGACTTCTGCCTCAAGACGAAGGAGATCCAGTCGGTCTACATCCGTGAGGGCATGGGACAGCTGGTGACCGCCAATGATGGCTGA